Proteins encoded by one window of Candidatus Nomurabacteria bacterium:
- a CDS encoding GIY-YIG nuclease family protein has product MNYQAFQKLKLPEIPGVYFFKKGKKILYIGKATSLSSRVRSYFMKDLIATRGPLLVDMVFQADTISIQQTDSVLEALILEANLIKKYKPYYNTREKDDRSWNYIVITREVFPKILLIRGHELAKYKAGETIGLLENAKIAKLYGPYTQGLALREALKIIRRIFPFIDRSSAKPDNYEFYRQLGLTPEITTIEAKETYKKNLKNISLLLEGKKQQILKSLRKDMMLYAKRQEFEKASKVKSQIFALEHIRDVSLIKEENTQEGNATKFRIEAYDIAHMSGKNMVGVMTVVTNGIADTSEYRKFIIRSQSGSNDTGALEEVLSRRLRHTEWGMPDLIVVDGGVAQKNVAEQVVARYQFPIPVVAVVKDDRHKPAKILYTNTDNLSSESLLNESLSDFTGKVNKKNSAGKAREILGEKTVFKNKDAAILLANSEAHRFGITFHKKKRSKNFLPS; this is encoded by the coding sequence ATGAATTACCAAGCATTCCAAAAATTAAAATTACCAGAGATTCCTGGTGTGTATTTTTTCAAAAAAGGAAAGAAGATTCTTTATATTGGGAAAGCGACATCGCTTTCGAGTCGCGTACGGAGCTATTTCATGAAGGACTTGATAGCAACTCGAGGACCACTTTTGGTGGATATGGTTTTCCAAGCTGACACAATCAGTATTCAGCAAACTGATAGTGTACTCGAAGCACTTATCCTTGAAGCCAACCTCATCAAGAAGTACAAACCCTACTATAATACTCGAGAGAAAGATGACAGGAGTTGGAACTACATTGTTATTACCCGAGAAGTATTTCCGAAGATTCTTCTTATCCGCGGTCATGAGCTCGCTAAATACAAGGCTGGAGAAACTATCGGTCTACTTGAAAATGCAAAAATTGCTAAACTCTATGGCCCGTATACTCAAGGTCTCGCTTTGCGGGAAGCGCTCAAGATTATTCGCCGAATTTTTCCTTTTATTGATCGCAGTTCTGCCAAGCCTGATAACTATGAATTTTATCGGCAGTTAGGATTGACGCCTGAGATCACAACTATAGAAGCCAAGGAGACCTATAAGAAAAATCTCAAAAACATTTCACTTCTCCTCGAAGGCAAGAAACAGCAAATATTAAAAAGCTTACGCAAAGACATGATGTTGTATGCCAAACGGCAAGAGTTCGAAAAAGCTAGTAAGGTGAAAAGTCAGATTTTTGCACTCGAGCATATTCGAGATGTCTCACTTATCAAAGAAGAAAATACCCAAGAAGGGAATGCAACTAAGTTCCGCATTGAGGCCTACGATATAGCGCACATGAGCGGCAAAAACATGGTCGGTGTTATGACTGTCGTTACGAACGGGATTGCGGATACAAGTGAGTATCGCAAGTTTATTATTCGCTCACAGAGTGGATCAAATGACACGGGAGCTTTGGAAGAAGTACTCTCGAGGCGCTTACGGCATACTGAGTGGGGAATGCCGGATTTGATCGTAGTCGATGGTGGAGTCGCACAGAAAAATGTGGCAGAGCAAGTCGTCGCTAGATATCAGTTCCCGATACCAGTCGTAGCGGTCGTCAAGGATGATCGTCATAAGCCCGCAAAAATTTTATACACAAATACAGACAATCTATCATCTGAGAGTTTATTGAATGAATCTCTCTCTGACTTTACAGGCAAAGTAAATAAAAAAAATTCGGCGGGTAAAGCACGCGAAATACTCGGAGAGAAAACAGTATTTAAAAATAAAGACGCAGCAATACTTTTGGCAAACAGTGAGGCACACCGATTCGGAATTACTTTTCATAAAAAGAAACGATCGAAAAATTTTCTTCCATCATAG
- a CDS encoding STAS-like domain-containing protein, producing the protein MDTVKIVFTEFGPDITMRFTGVSARGKIVDALNDSKKVVFCFTGVETISESFADECFAKLLTIFPLEFIKENTSYEDANPFIKEVIKKAFVERIQGESE; encoded by the coding sequence ATGGACACAGTGAAGATAGTATTTACAGAATTTGGACCTGACATAACAATGCGTTTTACAGGAGTAAGTGCTCGCGGAAAAATTGTCGATGCACTTAACGATAGTAAAAAAGTAGTTTTCTGTTTTACTGGCGTTGAAACAATAAGCGAATCTTTTGCAGATGAATGCTTTGCAAAATTGCTCACAATATTTCCTTTGGAATTTATAAAGGAAAACACTTCATATGAAGACGCAAATCCATTTATCAAAGAGGTGATCAAGAAAGCATTCGTGGAGCGGATACAAGGAGAAAGCGAATAA